GACCTTTGGATACATGCTCGTAAATAATGACCTCAGCGAGGAAGTCACCTTCGCAAGCATGTCACACGCATGACTACACAACTCTCCAACGGAGCCCACCACACCACTCAATTAAGTGATTTGGTGTTTGCCACGAAGAGAGGACAACGAGCCGAGGGAATCTGCACCAAAATCACATCAGTCGAAGAAAtcaaaggggaaaagaaacAGCATCAGTTATGATTAAActcaccggagagcgcgtcgACGACAACCGAAAGTCGCGTCTTCCACTCGTCATCTCGAGAGGCAATCTCCTTCTTCTCGAGTGCAAAGCTCTCCTGCGCCTCCAGCTTGGCCTGCTTGATAGCCGTGTCCACCTCGGCGCGTGCAGCCAACCAATTCTTTGGCAGAACCAGCAAGCAGCTGCTCGTACTTCGACCGCCACTCTTGACTATTACCAACCGCCACGTCGCGTAGTCGGTTGGCATGTTCAGTCAACCCTGCAAATACAGGCAAGGTTAACAGGCACCAAGTCCGTGCAGACAGTATGGACAGGGATTAAATACAGTTAAAGCTCATACCATGGGCGTGAGCAGCGGCCTCTTTCGCTTGGTTCAGTTCCAGGCATAGCTGCTGGTTTTCCTCCTCCACTACTAGGTAGCGGTCGCCAAGATCCACCAACCTTTCAACGAACGGCTGCAATTGACGGAAGCATGAGTGAAAGCTATTAGCACGAAAAATTGTTTCACTCCACTCCCATTGGGAGAACACTCACATGGTTTTCCAGGGCCAAAGCCCCAATACGAAGCTGGGAAGCCGAAATCAACGATTGCGCAATAGTCGGAGTCGGTGCCGTCTCGGGAAGCCTGGCAGGTGAGCTCCTCGCCGACGAAGAATCTCGCACCTCGCACCGAGCCAAAGAGGCACTCGGTTTTGAAGGACTCCGGGCTGGAGAAACGGCGCGAGAATTCTTGGCCACGGTGTCACCATCACTGTGGATTTTGGCTACTCGTTAACTCGGAAAGAAGAATTCTCAACCGACAAAGGAACTGGTTTTTAAATGAAACGTACCTGGAGGAGCCACTCAATGACACATTGAATATGCGAAGACGTCCCTTTGGCTTGACAGTGACCTTGGCTTTCTTGGTCAGGGGAGCCAATGGAGACGGCGACCGGGGCCTCGGTTCATCGGATGCGGCTGTGGCACTCgacagaattgtctcctcagGCACCTCGTGCTGATGAGAATCTCCAGTCGACTGCTCTGCTTCACTCAACCAACCACGCTTGCATGACTGATGGTCATCTTCGTCCTCATCCACGTCATCCTCGTAAAGGGCGTTGGAGTTGGAGCAGTCGACCagttcgtcgtcgtcgactaGCACCCCTTCGTCCAGTGGAGGCTGGCTCATAAGCTCCTGGTGGCCTTGCAACAACACTTTTCAATAAAAACTAACTTGGAAGTTGCAGAGTAGTAAATGGCGAGTGAGTAAGGAAAAGTCACCTCTGTACACGATCGGTCGGGTCCGTAAGGCGGCAGAGGCGGCTCCAGATCTTCCAAGGTGATCTCTTTTCGAGTGACCACCCTTACTCGAGTCAGAAGGTCCTCATCCGACAGATCCTACGCATAGACTTGAGTGGAGTCTGACGGCCCCGAGTACTCCCACATGGAATGGACTCGGGCCTGGATCGGCTGAATCCACCTCTTCATGAAAAGAGCGATGAGCTGCAGACCACTCACCTCTTTCTCTGGAGTCTGTTGAAGATCGACCACTTGCTTCAGCAACACAGTAGCCTCTCCATCCTCTTCAGCTGTCAGCTTGTGATTCAAAGACTTCAATTTTCTCACTTGAGCAGAGGCAGAGAACTCGGGCAGGCTGAAGTCCTTGTCGTCGACTGGCTCGTCTTGGAAGTAGAACCATCGACTCCTCCACTGCTGCACCGACTCGATCTGATGAAGGGAGAAGTATTGGACATCTCCGCGGACTTGGATGTTGGCGCCGCCGGTCTTGTAGATCCGGTCGCCCTTGCCCTGCCGCTTGATGATGAACAACTTCTTCCACAAACCCCAGTGCGTCTTGACAGACAGTCGAGTTACTGAAATAAAGAACTCTTGCGTCCCTACCTGAGCCTGCGCCTCGAACAGGGACTCGGGGGCTTACTGACGAGGGAATGACCCTTCGAGTCctcaaccttcatataccCGATACAGCCCAACAGGGGGTCCACTCGAAGGcccatcaagtatatgcaggtcGGGTCCCTCAAAGTGCGGCTCAAGCCAAGGAGCATAATCTTTTTGTACTAGAATAAACTAATTTGATTGTAACCTTTCCGATTATCACATCCTAGACCTAGCCGCCAgtatataaggctaggagggGGAGTCGGGAAGGGGgaacacacacgcacacaccaGATCCATCTGCGCATCATAGCTTCATAGCTTCCCTGTAATCCcgatcaatacaatacaccaaaagcaggacgtaggggtattaccttccgagggccctgaacctagGTAAACCTTGCGACTCCCCTAGTCTTTGTTAGTCGAcgagatcgctggtgcaccccGTGCTCTCCTTTAGTCGAAAACCCTTGAGTCAGGGTATTGCCGAGGTAGCCCCtcatcagcggcggcgcgagcaggtgaggagggcggcggcgtgagcagagggagagggaggatgGCAGCGCCGGTGCACGCAGATGAAGATTGCGGCGACTGCGTCGAGGGTGAAGGGAGGGCGTAGAAGGTGTCGGGGAAGGATGACGAACGCGTGCCGCGGTCGTGGGATGGGCCAGCGATCAGGATGCGGGTTTTTGTCAGCCCAACCGTGCCAGGGTGCGGGACGAAGAGTTTGACGAACGACGAAAGAAGAGGTGAagggaacggtccgtattttttaaaTAGGTATTGATATTGATTAGCGATGGGATGTCATGACTAAACGTAAGCATCTTTccgaaaaacaaaatcatttgAGCCCACGGAGCTGCAAGCGCGAGGCCCACATGCTAGATAAGACGCGCGAATGCACAGGGCGGACATGGGGGGCGCCGCACGATTACGCTAAGGTGCGACGGCACCCCATAGTTCGGTCCATATAATTTTTATGCGCGGCACAAAATATGTCTAATTTAGAACGGAATTTGCACGGTGTTGTGTCGCTCTCCACTGTGATCAGCTAGCAGGGCTTGGGCTGGTTGCATTACGCTTCGGCGACCTGGTGGCGGGGAGATGATGGGCCAGGCTGGACGCACaacacctgagggacgcggacctgcgcgagggAGGATCACCCTAATTAGCTGGGGCACGGTCGCTCCATAGTTCTGTCCATCAATTTTAAAACTCTTTTGTCATAAGTAAACACTCTAAAACaattagagaaaaaaatagagcTGGTGTATTTGCCCCATCAATATTGGAAATACACTGTTTTTTCCACCCAATATTAGAAATCTGGATCCGCCACTGGTAGTAATAAGGTTTATTTACATTTGatcatttttcctttcttaAGAGAAACAATTTCGGATTTTTTTCAGGGCATTAAGGTTTATTTACATTTgatcctttttcctttcttaagagaaacaattttggattttCCTTTCGAACCAGTGGGTCAGCTCTGTCTTCGAGGCCCTTAACTATGATTTCAAACAAGCCGTCGCTGTGCTCGCTGTCCTCTTCATTCTACGCGTTTGTTTCTTGTAGTTTTCAATCGCGTGCCTCTCCGATGTGGTCTCGCCCCTTgaagatatattttttcaagATAAAAGCTCTACCATGCAATATTAGAAGGATGAGACCAAATATATGCACAAGAGAACAaggtcaaagaaaaaagaaatacttcctccgttcagGATGTTTCAGttttaactaaatttaaatgcatctattgattaagtcatgtctagatacatccaaattttgacagaCTTAATACATaatacatcttttgttggacctAGGGAGTAACTGGAATGTCAATTACAGGACCACACCCTGAAGTCAAAGAGAGAAAAACTCATCAACGTGCGCTGCATTGGAGATCCTGCCCTCAGAGCCGCTTGAAGATAAAAGTGATGAATCAAGCAAACCATGAAGAATTGCATCATCTAGTACTACTATCCGTGCTCGTCTTGCTTATTCCAACAAACTAGTGGTGACATCAAATGTATGTGTCTAGCGCGTGTCATACGCCAACCCGCATTGTTTTCTTACTGTCCAAATGGACGGAGCAGCCATGAGTGTGTGAAATTCTGTCAAGAGCAGTATCATATTCCAAATGTCTCCTAAGCCTAAATAACATCTTACCGTAATTATTAGCTGGTCTAGATTTTCTTTACTCACGGTGTCTCCTAAGCCATGAGAGTAGTTGTTTCCCAAACCTTAGGCGATGTTGGCTTCCATTGCCGAACCTAGGCACCTAGCATTGCTCGCCAGCAATCTCACGGTGTTGCCTTTTATAACTTCCAAGGCCAAGAATGCTGTGCATGTGCGGCAATTGAAGGATCCCGAGTTCAGGTCCGGTAAGCAGCACATGGAGTGTACATACCATGCTTAATAACTGCGCTATGTTCTGACTTATGGCTTTCAAAAAACacggttttgttatttctaaggTATTTCTCAATCGACGCTAACAACCATCCGATTCAATCACTGAGATTCGTGCAAAATTCATACAAGTATAAAATGATAGGAAAATCTTAAGTGGATGGTTATGatcgtcgactgagaaatataCGCTCCCAAACTTCAAAGCATGCGTAGCTGTAGATAGTACTTGAAATGTTCATTGTTCCAACTCATTTTTCCATGACTTGGTTACTCCAGAAGACCAGGACAGAACATTTTTCCTTCATGTTACACAGAGACAGAACTTTGCTGGCTTGCAGTTCGCGTTGCTTGCTCTGAAAGGGCCTCCTGCCTTAGCCGTAATGAGTGCCGCAGCAAGCAGTGCAAATGTAATTAGACTCGGAGCATCCAGTTGCAATCGGTTGAGATTCAGAAAAACGATCAGCTGCATGTAGAACCATTATCAATGGTGCAAATGAACATCGCTATATCTCTCTCCACACATACAAGTGCACAGTATAGCGAAGCAGAATGGCACGACTCTACTCTCGACAGTAACAGTTTCTATACTTAACTagcagaaacaaaaaaatcagcTTGAAGGCGCTATTGCAGCAGTGGAAGCACCAGGCAAGTCGATGGCTTCTAGGTTTTGCACAGAGAACAAAACCATACTCGGACCTCACCATTTCAGGGTGGCTGCCAGCTCCAAGAGTGCTTCCACTTGACGTATGGTCCGCATCTTCTCTTGCTGTTTCAACATGGTTGCAACAGATTCCGGGTCATATCCAGTTTGCAActtgttcttttcttgttcAGCTTGAACTTCTTTCAGCAGCTCATCAACTTCTCTGACAAAGTCAACTCTCAGAAGAACATCATCACTCTGAGGTGGTAGCTTGATCTGCCCTTCATGCTGACAAAATAAGGAAACAGTACCAAAAAGTTCAGAACTTCTCTGAAGCATATGGGGACCGTGATGACAGGAAAGTAAATTGAAAAGGCAGCGGGGAATCCAGAATCAGTTCAAGGACTCATAAGTTCGTCTCAGAAAGATATATGTGAAGTGATTATCTCTGGAGCCAATTAACCATGAGACAACTGCCCTGCAATATGTTCTGTTATTTTTTCATGACAATTTGCTAAGGGGAGTTGTGTTCCTAGGTGTCCAGGTGTTACTAAATGTACAACTAAATCTAAGATGTTCTTCATGACAAAGAGTGTATTATATGGGATGTGTTTACAGAGTATAAGAACTAGGCTAGATCGGCTCAACTAGGTTGATCAGGATCCCAGAGTTTCCTGTCCAAATCTTCCATATAGCCTCTGAGTACCTATCTAACACGACAAAGTTTCACTATGTACCAACAGTAATACTGCCAGTTATAGCAAGAAAACGGGGGCTTGCATTGAAATAACATACTTTCTCCATGTCGAACCCAGCAGGAAAGACCATAGTGAATGGGTCCTCTCTTGGAAAAACTTCAATCATGTGCTTTCTACATGTCTTTAGCCATTTGTCATCATCAGACCCATCATGAATATTCAAAAGTTCATCGAGTAATCTCATGGCAGGAGTTGCTTCACTCCTTAAAATCTCTGTCTGCATTCAGTTTCCGTTTTCTGATTAGTCCATTACGAACTAATGAGATGGTGAAAAAAGAGGATTAACATACATAATCAAAACTTATGGACAGAAGCTTTTAATAATGCTTAATGAACTCATCAAAGTATGATGCAGAAAGGGCAGATATTCCACTTACCTCTACCCTTCTATACAAGAGATCAAGGCTTCTGATGGCATCCTTCTCATCCTGCAGGTAGAATAGAAGATCAAATAGACAAATATAGAAGAAATATATAATAACTTTGGACCACAACTTACAAGCAAGAAAACTTCTCAGTATATTTCTGCTAGGCGGAATGAAAGAAAATGTGTGCGTACTGATTATAACATGAGGTGCAAATGCAATGATAATTTTTTAGCAAGTCAAATACTGAAATATGGATGATACTACCAACATAACGGTAACAAGAATAAATTACATATTATGCTTGAGATAGCAAGATAATATAAGCTCCCcaggtgtgtgtgtgtgtgtgtgtgcttttttttgtatgtgtTTTAGAATacttcaaaaacaaaaggatgaCATTATTGCTTTAGTGTTATGCAGTCTCAAATCAACTTGTATTGAATCAACACAAGCACCTTAAGTTACCAACTTGGACATAATGAACGAATAAAACACCGAGCCAGCATGCTTTTGGTAACAGAAGCTTAAGTATCAACTTACACTATGAACCCATATTAGATACAGAAAATATACATAATACTAGATTTAGCAGATGTTAACTGCAAGAACATGaacataaataaaaacaatCGATGGAACCTATAGGTAACATGAATCAAAACAGCACGTTGCATACATCACGCCGAGCAACATCAAGTCGATTCCGAATGACCATGAGAACAAGTTCAGTAAGTTCTCCTCTTTCAGCAGCCTTCTCAATTTCCTGCAAAGAATAGTACAGCACATTGATTAAATCAACTATTCATAAGAGAAGTTTTTCGAAAATTGTCTTCAGTAGCTATACTCAATTTTAGGGAACACTAACCGCCAACTTCCTTTtccatgatttgtttttaCAGTGTACATGTTTAGTATAAGAAAATCTTTCAACAAAACTTGGATGCGTGTGAAACTTGGGTGACAGTCACGGCCAATGACTCTGTCAACTGCAGCAAGTAGGTCAAGGTTGGAGCATGCCGGGTGATGCACATGCTGGTGCTCACAGAGACAGGTGAATAGCAGTGAAAGtttcagtcaaaaaaataGCAGTGAAAGTAAATCCTCAGTGTGTTCATTACAACACAGCTAAGATACCCATGTTAtgattattttgaaaatcaaaGTATTTTCTTGGCCATTGAAGTTGCCCAAAAGTACAGACACAAGGATGAGTGCCTCAtcattttggatttttttttttgtatatgtGCATTTTACTTTCAGACTTACCAATCATAAAGTAATTTCTAGCCATCTAACACTTGGTTAAAAATCCATAAACCATTTCTTTGTGATTATCGGTTCAATTTTTCCTATTCTCGATCTGTTCATGTATCTTCTGTGATTTCCTAAACTTGCAGTTAGCTGTTGTTCCCAAAAGGTAGAGGAAAAACCATGGGGTAGCGGAAcggtttcattttttttaccttttcAACATCTTCACCGGCTCTTATGAAACTTGAAactaaaaccctagctttgCAGACTTCTTCCTGTGGGTAAGCTTTCAAGCGCATCCCAATCTCTCGGTAttcatttgattttatttcctcctctgcttcctcttTCTGACGATATGCATGCCATTCCTTAGTCCTCTCCCGTTGATTGGCTTGCCACTCCTGCATGTGTATATGGTCATAGAAAATATTTGCTGCTGACGTTATAAAAGCACTGATGCGACAGGTAAGCACACACAGGTATAATTTCTTGACAAAAAGTAACTCATACGAGTTACAAAATGAATTTACTAACGGTGATGATAGATAGCAAGAATATATGCGTTGTATGGATAATTTATGCTCGTAGCAAGATGTCTTCAGGGTATCATACAAAACATAAGTTAAGTAATGGAAGAAAGTAAACAACATAAGTCATGCTCACAGCAGATCAGTAGATGCCCGCAACAGGTTGCAATTTAATGCAGTGAAGGTAGTTGTGAGTTTAACTCTTCCTTTTCAGTGAATGGAGATGTGTGGCACAGACGCAATCACATGCAGATGATAATTTGATGACAGCTCAGAGTGGAGTGAGCAGTGTGTGGGGAAGTCCCCATAActattctactccctccgtcccgaattaactgacgtggatttgtataagaatctatacaaatccacgtcacttaattcatgacggagggagtatatctttACTATTGAAGGGGACTTGGTGATGGTGATGGTGGTGTCACAacctccttcccctctctATCCCATTCTAGTGCTTATGTACACAAATGAACTCTCATTATTTTCTCACCCACAACAGCTTTGTTAGCTTACATGCATCCCACGTGCCACCAGGTGGGGCTAGATGCACACATCCTTTATCTCATGGCTGATTTACGTTGAGTTAACTCTCTGAGTTTACCCTAACCTCGAACGTGAATGCGTGATTCCCTTCCCGAAACACTCACATCCCATAATTCCATTCTCTTCTCGAAAGGCCGATAGGCGCCTTGGCATTGATTAAAAGCCACCACAGGATGGCAGTGCAAGTGCTTGTCAGTTGTCATCGTCGTCACTCGTCACCAAGTGCCGTTTGCCTCGAGGctttagggtgtgtttggttcttgccTATCCTTGCCCTGCCAATTTTTGCCAACcattggctagccaaaaaattggccaAGGATT
The Brachypodium distachyon strain Bd21 chromosome 2, Brachypodium_distachyon_v3.0, whole genome shotgun sequence genome window above contains:
- the LOC100831844 gene encoding protein PALE CRESS, chloroplastic, encoding MAAAAPALPTFLRPRPSSPFAPSIPLLHRRHPPPSRLHPVQPAAPLSPISAVDKTKGAAVAADEVELEGMSPEFYDEEWQANQRERTKEWHAYRQKEEAEEEIKSNEYREIGMRLKAYPQEEVCKARVLVSSFIRAGEDVEKEIEKAAERGELTELVLMVIRNRLDVARRDDEKDAIRSLDLLYRRVETEILRSEATPAMRLLDELLNIHDGSDDDKWLKTCRKHMIEVFPREDPFTMVFPAGFDMEKHEGQIKLPPQSDDVLLRVDFVREVDELLKEVQAEQEKNKLQTGYDPESVATMLKQQEKMRTIRQVEALLELAATLKW